The following proteins come from a genomic window of Pseudomonas sp. Z8(2022):
- a CDS encoding MdtB/MuxB family multidrug efflux RND transporter permease subunit has protein sequence MNISRPFILRPVATTLLMVAIFLSGLIAYRLLPVSALPEVDYPTIRVLTLYPGASPDVMTSAVTAPLERQFGQMAGLKQMSSTSSGGASVITLRFNLDVSLAVAEQEVQAAINAASNLLPGDLPAPPVYNKVNPADTPVLTLAVSSKTMPLPQVNDLVDTRLAQKLAQTSGVGLVTLAGGQRPAVRIRVNPEALASYGLSLADVRSLITSSNVNQPKGNFDGPTRVSQLDANDQLRSVDEYRELILSYENGAALRLQDVAEIIDGAENERLAAWANRNQAVLVNVQRQPGANVIEVVDRIQTLLPHLTDSLPGSIEVTVLTDRTQTIRAAVRDVQHELLLAIALVVMVTFLFLRKLSATIIPSVVVPLSLIGTFAVMYLAGFTINNLTLMALTIATGFVVDDAIVMLENIARHLEEGETPLNAALKGARQIGFTLISLTLSLIAVLIPLLFMADVVGRLFREFAITLAVAILISLVVSLTLTPMMCARLLKVEKPENEGRFYHAAGGFIDTMIERYGVWLQWVLRHQPLTLLVAVATLGLTVLLYLAVPKGFFPVQDTGVIQGISEAPQSISFAAMSERQQRLADVILRDPAVASLSSSIGVDGDNPTLNSGRLLINLKTHAERDVTASEVIERLRPELAKIPGIELYMQPVQDLTIEDRISRTQFQFTLESPDSQLLETWTPRLVEALREQPELTDVASDLQNRGLQVYLDIDRDAAARLGINVGNIDDALYDAFGQRQISTIYTQASQYRVVLESRDGGHIGLAALRQIHVATGDGQQVPLSSLAQIEERPASLLINHIGQFPAVTLSFNLAPGVSLGEAVEVIERVEQEIGLPLSINTQFQGAAEAFRASLSSTLLLILAAIVTMYIVLGVLYESYIHPITILSTLPSAGVGALLALLLTGNDLGLIAIIGIILLIGIVKKNAIMMIDFALEAERHQGMAPEAAIYQAALLRFRPILMTTLAALFGAIPLMLASGSGAELRQPLGLVMVGGLLVSQVLTLFTTPVIYLYFDRLSKRFTGRSAAGVEA, from the coding sequence ATGAACATCTCCCGCCCGTTCATTCTGCGGCCGGTCGCCACCACGCTGCTGATGGTGGCGATCTTCCTCAGTGGTCTGATCGCCTACCGCCTGCTGCCGGTATCGGCACTGCCGGAGGTGGATTACCCGACCATCCGTGTGCTGACTCTCTATCCCGGTGCCAGCCCGGATGTGATGACCAGTGCGGTGACGGCGCCGCTGGAGCGCCAGTTCGGGCAGATGGCCGGGCTCAAGCAGATGTCCTCGACCAGCTCCGGGGGCGCCTCGGTGATTACCCTGCGCTTCAATCTGGACGTGTCCCTGGCGGTGGCCGAGCAGGAGGTGCAGGCAGCGATCAACGCGGCGAGCAACCTGCTGCCGGGCGATCTGCCGGCGCCGCCGGTGTACAACAAGGTCAACCCGGCCGATACGCCTGTACTGACGCTGGCGGTGAGTTCAAAGACGATGCCGCTGCCGCAGGTCAACGACCTGGTCGATACCCGCCTGGCGCAGAAGCTCGCGCAAACCAGCGGCGTCGGCCTGGTGACACTGGCCGGCGGGCAGCGTCCGGCAGTGCGCATTCGCGTCAATCCCGAGGCTCTGGCGTCCTACGGCCTGAGCCTGGCCGATGTGCGCAGCCTGATCACCTCCAGCAACGTCAACCAGCCCAAGGGCAACTTCGACGGCCCCACAAGGGTTTCTCAGCTCGATGCCAACGATCAGCTGCGTTCGGTCGACGAGTACCGCGAGCTGATCCTCAGCTATGAGAACGGCGCCGCGCTGCGTCTGCAGGACGTCGCCGAGATCATCGATGGCGCCGAGAACGAGCGCCTGGCGGCCTGGGCCAACCGCAACCAGGCGGTGCTGGTCAACGTGCAGCGCCAGCCTGGCGCCAACGTCATCGAGGTGGTCGACCGCATTCAGACCCTGCTGCCGCATCTGACCGATAGCCTGCCGGGCAGCATCGAGGTCACGGTGCTGACCGACCGTACCCAGACCATTCGCGCTGCCGTGCGCGACGTACAGCACGAGCTGCTGCTGGCCATCGCCCTGGTGGTGATGGTGACCTTCCTGTTCCTGCGCAAGCTGTCGGCGACCATCATTCCCTCGGTGGTGGTGCCGCTGTCGCTGATCGGCACCTTCGCGGTGATGTACCTGGCCGGCTTCACCATCAACAACCTGACGCTGATGGCGCTGACCATCGCCACCGGTTTCGTGGTCGACGATGCCATCGTCATGCTGGAGAACATTGCCCGTCATCTGGAGGAGGGTGAGACACCGCTCAACGCCGCGCTCAAGGGCGCCCGGCAGATCGGTTTCACCCTGATCTCGCTGACCCTGTCGCTGATCGCCGTGCTGATCCCGCTGCTGTTCATGGCCGATGTGGTGGGCCGTCTGTTCCGCGAGTTCGCCATCACCTTGGCAGTGGCCATCCTGATTTCCCTGGTGGTGTCGCTGACCCTGACACCGATGATGTGCGCGCGCCTGCTCAAGGTGGAGAAGCCGGAGAACGAAGGGCGCTTCTACCACGCTGCCGGCGGTTTCATCGACACCATGATCGAGCGCTACGGCGTCTGGCTGCAGTGGGTGCTCAGGCATCAGCCGCTGACCTTGCTGGTGGCCGTGGCCACGCTGGGGCTGACCGTGCTGCTGTATCTGGCCGTGCCCAAGGGCTTTTTCCCAGTGCAGGATACCGGGGTGATCCAGGGCATTTCCGAGGCGCCGCAGTCGATTTCCTTTGCCGCCATGAGCGAACGCCAGCAGCGTCTGGCCGACGTGATCCTGCGTGATCCTGCGGTGGCAAGCCTGTCGTCGTCGATCGGCGTGGATGGCGACAACCCGACGCTTAACAGCGGCCGCCTGCTGATCAACCTGAAGACCCACGCCGAGCGCGACGTCACCGCCAGTGAGGTGATCGAACGGTTGCGCCCGGAGCTGGCGAAGATTCCCGGTATCGAGCTGTACATGCAGCCGGTGCAGGACCTGACCATCGAGGATCGCATCAGCCGCACCCAGTTTCAGTTCACCCTGGAATCGCCCGACAGCCAACTGCTGGAAACCTGGACGCCGCGTCTGGTCGAAGCGCTGCGCGAGCAGCCGGAGCTGACCGATGTGGCCAGCGACCTGCAGAACCGTGGCTTGCAGGTGTACCTGGATATCGACCGTGATGCGGCAGCACGCCTGGGCATCAACGTCGGCAACATCGACGATGCGCTGTACGATGCCTTCGGCCAGCGCCAGATCAGCACCATCTACACCCAGGCCAGCCAGTACCGCGTGGTGCTGGAAAGCCGCGATGGCGGGCACATCGGCCTGGCTGCGTTGCGTCAGATCCATGTCGCTACCGGCGACGGTCAGCAGGTGCCGCTGTCATCCCTCGCGCAGATCGAGGAGCGTCCGGCCAGCCTGCTGATCAACCATATCGGCCAGTTCCCGGCGGTGACCCTGTCGTTCAACCTGGCGCCGGGCGTATCGCTGGGTGAGGCGGTCGAGGTCATCGAGCGGGTCGAGCAGGAAATCGGTCTGCCGCTGTCCATCAACACCCAGTTCCAGGGCGCCGCCGAAGCCTTCCGCGCCTCGCTGTCGTCCACCCTGCTGCTGATCCTGGCAGCCATTGTCACCATGTACATCGTGCTCGGCGTGCTCTACGAGAGCTATATCCACCCGATCACCATCCTTTCCACCTTGCCCTCGGCAGGTGTCGGCGCGTTGCTGGCGCTGCTGCTGACGGGTAACGACCTGGGCCTGATCGCCATCATCGGCATCATTCTGCTGATCGGCATCGTCAAGAAGAACGCGATCATGATGATCGACTTCGCCCTGGAGGCCGAGCGCCATCAGGGCATGGCGCCGGAGGCGGCGATCTATCAGGCGGCGCTACTGCGTTTCCGGCCGATTCTGATGACCACCCTGGCGGCGCTGTTCGGCGCCATCCCGCTGATGCTCGCTTCGGGCTCCGGTGCCGAGCTGCGCCAACCTCTGGGGCTGGTGATGGTCGGCGGGCTGCTGGTCAGCCAGGTGCTGACGCTGTTCACCACGCCGGTGATCTATCTGTACTTCGATCGCCTGTCCAAGCGCTTTACCGGTCGCAGCGCGGCCGGCGTCGAGGCGTGA